From Halotia branconii CENA392, the proteins below share one genomic window:
- a CDS encoding TlyA family RNA methyltransferase, whose product MAKQRLDTLLVELNLCASRALAQRLIQAGEVMVNDQIVDKSGTEVDIAAQIRIKERSRFVSRGGEKLTKALELFAIPTAGRVCLDGGISTGGFTDCLLQAGAKLVYGIDVGYGQVDWRLRNDPRVVLRERTNLRHLSPDELYGEGDPLPDLTVVDVSFISLTKILPALWRLTQANRELVLLVKPQFEVGKSRVGKKGVVRDPNDQADAIFLVLQAAHKLGWKYQGLTWSPITGPAGNIEYLLWLGMESETPSPNLEEIQKITKLAVADFREH is encoded by the coding sequence TTGGCTAAACAACGACTAGATACATTATTAGTAGAACTAAATTTATGTGCTTCTCGCGCTTTAGCACAGAGGCTAATTCAAGCAGGGGAAGTGATGGTTAATGACCAGATAGTTGATAAATCTGGTACAGAAGTTGATATTGCTGCTCAAATTAGAATTAAAGAGCGATCGCGGTTTGTTTCCCGCGGAGGTGAGAAACTAACTAAAGCTCTAGAATTGTTTGCCATTCCCACAGCCGGACGTGTTTGTTTAGATGGTGGTATTTCTACGGGTGGCTTTACAGATTGCCTACTCCAAGCTGGGGCAAAATTAGTTTATGGTATTGATGTCGGTTATGGACAAGTTGATTGGCGTTTGCGAAATGATCCGCGGGTAGTTTTGCGGGAACGGACTAATTTACGTCATCTTTCACCCGATGAGTTGTACGGTGAGGGTGATCCTCTTCCTGATTTGACAGTGGTGGATGTATCGTTTATTTCGTTAACTAAGATTTTGCCTGCTTTGTGGCGATTAACTCAAGCTAACCGAGAACTGGTGTTACTGGTAAAACCACAGTTTGAAGTTGGAAAATCTCGTGTCGGTAAAAAAGGTGTAGTGCGCGACCCTAACGACCAAGCTGATGCCATTTTCCTAGTACTGCAAGCAGCTCACAAATTAGGATGGAAATATCAAGGCTTAACTTGGTCGCCGATTACTGGCCCCGCAGGGAATATTGAGTATCTCTTATGGTTAGGAATGGAAAGTGAAACACCATCGCCTAATTTAGAGGAGATTCAAAAAATCACGAAATTAGCTGTTGCTGATTTTCGAGAGCATTAA